The Quercus lobata isolate SW786 chromosome 4, ValleyOak3.0 Primary Assembly, whole genome shotgun sequence genome segment aattctgtagtaaccaaaaaaaatgccacattatCCAATATTACTCAAACAAAACCATCTCTAATACCTCagacaacaaaaaatcaaaacctgAGCTTAGAAAAGAACCACCTATTCTTTCCAGACTTAAACCTGTCCTCGAACCTAGCCTTGGTTTCCTTAGCTGCAGTGACCTTCTTGTCCCTAGACTGAAGAGCATCGGCGGAGACAATGTCCTTGAGATCGACATCGAGAGTGTAGCGAGTGGGCATGATGTGAGAGTAGTTCACGACCTTGAGGAAGGCCTTGACGCGTGACTTCTTGGCGGTCTTCTTGGCCGAGTCCTTGCGGATCACCTTCTTTGGGTACTTGGCTAGACCAGCTACCAAACAGTGACCGTAGGGTCTGTCTCGGTTGCCATCGTCGAAGTTGCGAACGATCACGGCTTTGTGGCCTGCGAATCGGCCCTGTAGAAGGACCACTGCCTTGTTGGGTTTCAAGAACTTCACCATTGAgatgggtttgtttgtttgtgtgtttcTCTTTTcagctgctgctgctgctcgTAAAAGCCAGGAACTAGGGTTTTGGGAGTTAAAATGGTTTATATATAAGggtctttaaaaaaaagcaaaagttaatgtaattttttcttttggtcttttctttttttgctagaATGTTATCTTCAATTTCATccctaaaattatataaatttcgATTTTCAACCATAAGCATTAAAAAATTTGCTTTTTGtcccaaaaatataataaaagtttagGTATTGAAAATTGTAAccttttcaatagtttagagaccaaaaaataaacttaatggAAACTTAAGgaccaaaatcatattttagtctctctctttttcccctcctaactttcttttttgtatgtaTAACTTATAGATataaggtattttttttttatgaaaatttatagATATAAGGTAAAACTTAGTTACACTCTAGCTATCTATTATTAAATCCAAATACATaattgttttgaatttaattgtcttcATAAAACATAATATTGTGTGTGTTTCATTGATTCATGCTATCATGTATTTAAGTTTAATTGCAAAACCTAATTTACATTACTTAAacgattgaatttaattttgctATAGTTTTGCTTGGGAATAGAGTAAAGAGATGCGGATTTAGTTGTTTTAGTATGTTTGTTTGCtcaaaaaattgtgatttaagAAAATGAGAAGGCTGTTGGTTGTGCATCTAGAATaagacaaagaaaaggaaaacgaaaaaattaaagaagaaaatagcgTATAAAACGAATATTTCggatatatatttatttgacaTGACATAATTTAATTGGTCAATCTAGTATCCCCCAATCTTTAGAAGTCTATTTGCACTTTAGCCTTTTGACAAGTAAAGgggggagaggagagagaagtgATCATATAAAATTGATATCTTATGAGCAAATTTGCCTAAGTGGAGCCCTTCTCCCTCCTCCCCCCAAATTCCGGTTTGagggaattaaaaaagaaagattaagaGGGCTTCCCTCCCTCAAAAACATCTAAACAAGTTTGGCTGAGCAAATATTTTTATGGACTATTGAAATTCACTGTCACATGATCCTATCTGTCCATTATTTGAATACACAAAGGACGATCCTTGGCTTCATGACATGATAGAGATGATCACTGCTCTTAATAACTCCTCCACAGTGAATGCATAATAATATGAGTATCCTCATAATTTCATTGCAACAACCTATCCTTGATATATAATTCCTTTTTGATTGTATGCCAAACAATAAAGTTGTTGTTTGGAATGTCTTTTGAAGAACAAACCAATTTCCACCCAATCAACTATGGGCAAGGAGCCTCTAATATTATTCCATATG includes the following:
- the LOC115987023 gene encoding 60S ribosomal protein L27-3-like, with translation MVKFLKPNKAVVLLQGRFAGHKAVIVRNFDDGNRDRPYGHCLVAGLAKYPKKVIRKDSAKKTAKKSRVKAFLKVVNYSHIMPTRYTLDVDLKDIVSADALQSRDKKVTAAKETKARFEDRFKSGKNRWFFSKLRF